A single region of the Stegostoma tigrinum isolate sSteTig4 chromosome 36, sSteTig4.hap1, whole genome shotgun sequence genome encodes:
- the stoml1 gene encoding stomatin-like protein 1 isoform X2, which produces MRGRPSTLSTVHYGDSGRGRSQCAVRTERGNGGGRASRGRGCGGEPGAEHRERGVEGKTGDRVRELWRMSYQPVPSEEAAHGVRRHSTEHSSTHAVKDLRLGNTQGCPELVCSWILIVLACIFMVLTFPVTGWFVLKSVPKYERFVVFRLGRILGSKGPGMILLLPFIDRWQKVDLRPKTFIIAPFEAKCQDGALISVGAEVQYHIWNPVLSVALVEDTDSTTAYTAQNVMRRLMHKETLAQIQDNKSEIGEQLAFEINRKAKHWGMEVQWVDLILHRVLSEPKENRPDSQTSPPSSRLDKLPAPLRKLATQMLQSRRSPQPVQLSSHSSESEDSVRTPSEMTESEDLESDVVNPDWILSKVKAFLSEDLVKQIGARYLFTVNQKDGTQNLYFLDLSREALKEEEQQLKPPPPAFSEDIDTRFWKCRLRHA; this is translated from the exons ATGCGTGGCCGCCCGAGCACCTTGTCGACGGTACACTATGGTGACAGCGGCAGGGGCAGGTCACAATGTGCGGTCCGAACGGAGCGAGGGAACGGGGGAGGTCGAGCGtcgagagggagagggtgtggtgGAGAACCGGGGGCCGAGCACCGAGAGAGAGGAGTCGAGGGGAAGACCGGGGACCGAGTGAGGGAGCTCTGGAGGATGAGTTACCAGCCGGTCCCCAGCGAGGAGGCGGCCCATGGAGTCAGGCGCCACAGCACGGAGCACAGCTCGACCCATGCTGTGAAAGACTTAAGACTCG GTAATACTCAGGGCTGCCCAGAGTTGGTGTGCAGTTGGATTCTGATCGTCCTTGCTTGTATCTTTATGGTCCTCACTTTTCCAGTCACAGGCTGGTTTGTGCTAAAG TCGGTGCCGAAGTATGAGCGGTTTGTTGTGTTCCGCTTAGGAAGGATTCTAGGCAGCAAAGGCCCTGGAATGATCCTCCTGTTGCCTTTCATTGACCGGTGGCAGAAAGTTGACCTCCGACCTAAAACTTTCATTATTGCACCATTTGAG GCAAAATGTCAAGATGGAGCCCTGATCTCTGTGGGTGCAGAAGTGCAGTACCATATCTGGAACCCAGTCCTGTCAGTGGCACTAGTGGAAGATACTGACAGCACTACGGCTTACACTGCACAGAATGTAATGAGGCGCTTGATGCACAAGGAAACCCTGGCGCAAATCCAGGATAACAAAAGTGAAATTGGAGAACAGTTAGCG TTTGAGATCAACAGAAAAGCCAAGCACTGGGGTATGGAAGTGCAATGGGTGGACCTGATTCTGCACAGGGTGTTAAGTGAACCAAAAGAGAATCGACCAGACTCCCAGACCTCTCCACCCAGTAGTCGACTAGacaagcttcctgctcctctacggAAGTTGGCAACGCAAATGCTGCAAAGCAGACGATCTCCGCAACCAGTGCAGCTTTCTTCACATTCCAGTGAGAGCGAAG ACAGTGTTCGGACCCCATCTGAAATGACTGAATCTGAAGATCTGGAGAGTGACGTTGTCAATCCGGACTGGATACTTTCTAAAGTGAAAGCATTCCTTTCTGAGGACCTTGTGAAACAGATTGGAGCCCGTTATCTTTTCACTGTTAACCAGAAGGATGGGACTCAAAATTTGTATTTCCTGGACCTCAGCAGAG AGGCTCTAAAAGAGGAAGAACAGCAACTAAAGCCGCCTCCACCTGCTTTCAGTGAGGATATTGACACTCG ATTCTGGAAGTGCAGGCTACGGCATGCCTGA
- the stoml1 gene encoding stomatin-like protein 1 isoform X3 produces MVLTFPVTGWFVLKSVPKYERFVVFRLGRILGSKGPGMILLLPFIDRWQKVDLRPKTFIIAPFEAKCQDGALISVGAEVQYHIWNPVLSVALVEDTDSTTAYTAQNVMRRLMHKETLAQIQDNKSEIGEQLAFEINRKAKHWGMEVQWVDLILHRVLSEPKENRPDSQTSPPSSRLDKLPAPLRKLATQMLQSRRSPQPVQLSSHSSESEDSVRTPSEMTESEDLESDVVNPDWILSKVKAFLSEDLVKQIGARYLFTVNQKDGTQNLYFLDLSRDSGSAGYGMPEGDADVTLEVTEDTMQALFSGDLKPFSAYMSGRIRIQGDLKLAMKLEDLIKKLNR; encoded by the exons ATGGTCCTCACTTTTCCAGTCACAGGCTGGTTTGTGCTAAAG TCGGTGCCGAAGTATGAGCGGTTTGTTGTGTTCCGCTTAGGAAGGATTCTAGGCAGCAAAGGCCCTGGAATGATCCTCCTGTTGCCTTTCATTGACCGGTGGCAGAAAGTTGACCTCCGACCTAAAACTTTCATTATTGCACCATTTGAG GCAAAATGTCAAGATGGAGCCCTGATCTCTGTGGGTGCAGAAGTGCAGTACCATATCTGGAACCCAGTCCTGTCAGTGGCACTAGTGGAAGATACTGACAGCACTACGGCTTACACTGCACAGAATGTAATGAGGCGCTTGATGCACAAGGAAACCCTGGCGCAAATCCAGGATAACAAAAGTGAAATTGGAGAACAGTTAGCG TTTGAGATCAACAGAAAAGCCAAGCACTGGGGTATGGAAGTGCAATGGGTGGACCTGATTCTGCACAGGGTGTTAAGTGAACCAAAAGAGAATCGACCAGACTCCCAGACCTCTCCACCCAGTAGTCGACTAGacaagcttcctgctcctctacggAAGTTGGCAACGCAAATGCTGCAAAGCAGACGATCTCCGCAACCAGTGCAGCTTTCTTCACATTCCAGTGAGAGCGAAG ACAGTGTTCGGACCCCATCTGAAATGACTGAATCTGAAGATCTGGAGAGTGACGTTGTCAATCCGGACTGGATACTTTCTAAAGTGAAAGCATTCCTTTCTGAGGACCTTGTGAAACAGATTGGAGCCCGTTATCTTTTCACTGTTAACCAGAAGGATGGGACTCAAAATTTGTATTTCCTGGACCTCAGCAGAG ATTCTGGAAGTGCAGGCTACGGCATGCCTGAAGGAGACGCTGATGTCACTCTGGAAGTGACAGAAGACACCATGCAAGCTTTGTTCTCAGGGGACCTCAAACCCTTTTCCGCCTACATGAGTGGACGGATACGCATACAAGGTGATTTGAAACTCGCAATGAAGCTGGAGGATCTCATCAAGAAGCTGAATCGATGA
- the stoml1 gene encoding stomatin-like protein 1 isoform X1 — MRGRPSTLSTVHYGDSGRGRSQCAVRTERGNGGGRASRGRGCGGEPGAEHRERGVEGKTGDRVRELWRMSYQPVPSEEAAHGVRRHSTEHSSTHAVKDLRLGNTQGCPELVCSWILIVLACIFMVLTFPVTGWFVLKSVPKYERFVVFRLGRILGSKGPGMILLLPFIDRWQKVDLRPKTFIIAPFEAKCQDGALISVGAEVQYHIWNPVLSVALVEDTDSTTAYTAQNVMRRLMHKETLAQIQDNKSEIGEQLAFEINRKAKHWGMEVQWVDLILHRVLSEPKENRPDSQTSPPSSRLDKLPAPLRKLATQMLQSRRSPQPVQLSSHSSESEDSVRTPSEMTESEDLESDVVNPDWILSKVKAFLSEDLVKQIGARYLFTVNQKDGTQNLYFLDLSRDSGSAGYGMPEGDADVTLEVTEDTMQALFSGDLKPFSAYMSGRIRIQGDLKLAMKLEDLIKKLNR, encoded by the exons ATGCGTGGCCGCCCGAGCACCTTGTCGACGGTACACTATGGTGACAGCGGCAGGGGCAGGTCACAATGTGCGGTCCGAACGGAGCGAGGGAACGGGGGAGGTCGAGCGtcgagagggagagggtgtggtgGAGAACCGGGGGCCGAGCACCGAGAGAGAGGAGTCGAGGGGAAGACCGGGGACCGAGTGAGGGAGCTCTGGAGGATGAGTTACCAGCCGGTCCCCAGCGAGGAGGCGGCCCATGGAGTCAGGCGCCACAGCACGGAGCACAGCTCGACCCATGCTGTGAAAGACTTAAGACTCG GTAATACTCAGGGCTGCCCAGAGTTGGTGTGCAGTTGGATTCTGATCGTCCTTGCTTGTATCTTTATGGTCCTCACTTTTCCAGTCACAGGCTGGTTTGTGCTAAAG TCGGTGCCGAAGTATGAGCGGTTTGTTGTGTTCCGCTTAGGAAGGATTCTAGGCAGCAAAGGCCCTGGAATGATCCTCCTGTTGCCTTTCATTGACCGGTGGCAGAAAGTTGACCTCCGACCTAAAACTTTCATTATTGCACCATTTGAG GCAAAATGTCAAGATGGAGCCCTGATCTCTGTGGGTGCAGAAGTGCAGTACCATATCTGGAACCCAGTCCTGTCAGTGGCACTAGTGGAAGATACTGACAGCACTACGGCTTACACTGCACAGAATGTAATGAGGCGCTTGATGCACAAGGAAACCCTGGCGCAAATCCAGGATAACAAAAGTGAAATTGGAGAACAGTTAGCG TTTGAGATCAACAGAAAAGCCAAGCACTGGGGTATGGAAGTGCAATGGGTGGACCTGATTCTGCACAGGGTGTTAAGTGAACCAAAAGAGAATCGACCAGACTCCCAGACCTCTCCACCCAGTAGTCGACTAGacaagcttcctgctcctctacggAAGTTGGCAACGCAAATGCTGCAAAGCAGACGATCTCCGCAACCAGTGCAGCTTTCTTCACATTCCAGTGAGAGCGAAG ACAGTGTTCGGACCCCATCTGAAATGACTGAATCTGAAGATCTGGAGAGTGACGTTGTCAATCCGGACTGGATACTTTCTAAAGTGAAAGCATTCCTTTCTGAGGACCTTGTGAAACAGATTGGAGCCCGTTATCTTTTCACTGTTAACCAGAAGGATGGGACTCAAAATTTGTATTTCCTGGACCTCAGCAGAG ATTCTGGAAGTGCAGGCTACGGCATGCCTGAAGGAGACGCTGATGTCACTCTGGAAGTGACAGAAGACACCATGCAAGCTTTGTTCTCAGGGGACCTCAAACCCTTTTCCGCCTACATGAGTGGACGGATACGCATACAAGGTGATTTGAAACTCGCAATGAAGCTGGAGGATCTCATCAAGAAGCTGAATCGATGA